A window from Balaenoptera musculus isolate JJ_BM4_2016_0621 chromosome 8, mBalMus1.pri.v3, whole genome shotgun sequence encodes these proteins:
- the LOC118898938 gene encoding RNA-binding protein 14 isoform X1, which translates to MKIFVGNVDGADTTPEELAALFAPYGTVMSCAVMKQFAFVHMRENAGALRAIEALHGHELRPGRALVVEMSRPRPLNTWKIFVGNVSAACTSQELRSLFERRGRVIECDVVKDYAFVHMEKEADAKAAIAQLNGKEVKGKRINVELSTKGQKKGPGLAIQSGDKTKKPGAGDTAFPGTGGFSATFDYQQAFGNSTGGFDGQARQPTPPFFGRDRSPLRRSPPRASYVAPLTAQPATYRAQPSVSLGAAYRAQPSASLGVGYRTQPMTAQAASYRAQPSVSLGAPYRGQLASPSSQSAAASSLGPYGGAQPSASALSSYGGQPAAASSLNSYGAQGSSLASYGNQPSSYGAQAASSYGVRAAASSYNTQGAASSLGSYGAQAASYGAQSAASSLAYGAQAASYSAQPSASYNAQSAPYAAQQAASYSSQPAAYVAQPATAAAYASQPAAYAAQAATPMAGSYGAQPVVQTQLNSYGAQASMGLSGSYGAQSAAAATGSYGAAAAYGAQPSATLAAPYRTQSSASLAASYAAQQHPQAAASYRGQPGNAYDGAGQPSAAYLSMSQGAVANANSTPPPYERTRLSPPRASYDDPYKKAVAMSKRYGSDRRLAELSDYRRLSESQLSFRRSPTKSSLDYRRLPDAHSDYARYSGSYNDYLRAAQMHSGYQRRM; encoded by the exons ATGAAGATATTCGTGGGAAACGTCGATGGGGCGGATACGACGCCGGAGGAGCTGGCAGCTCTCTTTGCGCCCTACGGTACGGTCATGAGCTGCGCCGTCATGAAACAGTTCGCCTTCGTGCACATGCGCGAGAACGCGGGCGCGCTGCGCGCCATCGAGGCCCTGCATGGCCACGAGCTGCGGCCGGGGCGCGCGCTCGTGGTGGAGATGTCGCGCCCACGGCCTCTTAACACTTGGAAGATATTCGTGGGCAATGTATCGGCTGCGTGCACGAGCCAGGAATTGCGCAGCCTCTTCGAGCGCCGCGGACGCGTCATCGAGTGTGACGTGGTGAAAG ACTACGCGTTTGTTCACATGGAGAAGGAAGCAGATGCCAAAGCCGCCATCGCGCAGCTCAACGGCAAAGAAGTGAAGGGCAAGCGCATCAACGTGGAACTCTCAACCAAGGGTCAGAAGAAGGGGCCTGGCCTGGCTATCCAGTCTGGGGACAAGACCAAGAAACCAGGGGCTGGGGATACGGCATTCCCCGGAACTGGTGGCTTCTCTGCCACCTTCGACTACCAGCAGGCTTTTGGCAACAGCACTGGTGGCTTTGATGGGCAAGCCCGTCAGCCTACACCACCCTTCTTTGGTCGCGACCGCAGCCCCCTGCGCCGTTCACCTCCCCGAGCCTCGTATGTGGCTCCTCTGACGGCCCAGCCAGCCACCTACCGGGCCCAGCCCTCAGTGTCACTGGGCGCTGCCTACAGGGCCCAGCCTTCTGCCTCTTTGGGTGTCGGTTATCGGACTCAGCCCATGACAGCCCAGGCAGCCTCTTACCGCGCTCAGCCCTCTGTTTCCCTTGGGGCCCCATACAGGGGCCAGCTGGCTAGTCCTAGCTCCCAGTCTGCCGCAGCTTCCTCGCTTGGTCCATATGGTGGAGCCCAGCCCTCGGCCTCGGCCCTCTCCTCCTATGGGGGTCAGCCAGCTGCGGCTTCTTCGCTCAACTCCTATGGGGCTCAGGGCTCCTCCCTTGCCTCCTATGGTAACCAGCCATCCTCTTATGGGGCACAGGCTGCCTCTTCCTATGGGGTTCGTGCGGCTGCCTCCTCCTACAACACCCAGGGAGCAGCTTCCTCCCTAGGCTCCTATGGGGCCCAGGCAGCCTCCTATGGGGCCCAGTCTGCAGCCTCTTCACTAGCTTATGGGGCCCAGGCAGCTTCTTACAGTGCCCAGCCTTCGGCCTCTTATAATGCCCAGTCTGCCCCATACGCTGCACAACAGGCTGCTTCCTATTCTTCCCAACCTGCTGCCTATGTGGCGCAACCAGCTACAGCTGCTGCTTATGCTAGCCAGCCAGCTGCGTATGCTGCGCAAGCCGCTACCCCAATGGCTGGCTCCTATGGGGCCCAGCCAGTTGTTCAGACCCAGCTGAATAGTTACGGGGCTCAAGCATCAATGGGCCTTTCAGGCTCGTATGGGGCTCAGTCAGCTGCTGCGGCCACTGGCTCCTATGGTGCTGCAGCTGCTTACGGGGCCCAACCTTCTGCCACCCTGGCAGCTCCTTACCGCACTCAGTCGTCAGCCTCATTGGCTGCTTCCTATGCTGCACAGCAGCATCCTCAGGCTGCTGCCTCCTACCGTGGCCAGCCGGGCAATGCCTACGATGGGGCAGGTCAGCCGTCTGCAGCCTACCTGTCCATGTCCCAGGGGGCCGTTGCCAACGCCAACAGCACCCCGCCGCCCTATGAGCGTACGCGCCTCTCCCCACCCCGGGCCAGCTACGACGATCCGTACAAAAAGGCTGTCGCCATGTCGAAAAG GTATGGTTCCGACCGGCGTTTAGCCGAGCTCTCTGATTACCGCCGTTTATCAGAGTCGCAGCTTTCGTTCCGCCGCTCGCCGACAAAGTCCTCGCTGGATTACCGTCGCCTGCCCGATGCCCATTCCGATTACGCACGCTATTCGGGCTCCTATAATGATTACCTGCGGGCAGCTCAGATGCACTCTGGCTACCAGCGCCGCATGTAG
- the LOC118898938 gene encoding RNA-binding protein 14 isoform X3 produces the protein MKIFVGNVDGADTTPEELAALFAPYGTVMSCAVMKQFAFVHMRENAGALRAIEALHGHELRPGRALVVEMSRPRPLNTWKIFVGNVSAACTSQELRSLFERRGRVIECDVVKDYAFVHMEKEADAKAAIAQLNGKEVKGKRINVELSTKGMVPTGV, from the exons ATGAAGATATTCGTGGGAAACGTCGATGGGGCGGATACGACGCCGGAGGAGCTGGCAGCTCTCTTTGCGCCCTACGGTACGGTCATGAGCTGCGCCGTCATGAAACAGTTCGCCTTCGTGCACATGCGCGAGAACGCGGGCGCGCTGCGCGCCATCGAGGCCCTGCATGGCCACGAGCTGCGGCCGGGGCGCGCGCTCGTGGTGGAGATGTCGCGCCCACGGCCTCTTAACACTTGGAAGATATTCGTGGGCAATGTATCGGCTGCGTGCACGAGCCAGGAATTGCGCAGCCTCTTCGAGCGCCGCGGACGCGTCATCGAGTGTGACGTGGTGAAAG ACTACGCGTTTGTTCACATGGAGAAGGAAGCAGATGCCAAAGCCGCCATCGCGCAGCTCAACGGCAAAGAAGTGAAGGGCAAGCGCATCAACGTGGAACTCTCAACCAAGG GTATGGTTCCGACCGGCGTTTAG
- the LOC118898938 gene encoding RNA-binding protein 14 isoform X4, producing the protein MKIFVGNVDGADTTPEELAALFAPYGTVMSCAVMKQFAFVHMRENAGALRAIEALHGHELRPGRALVVEMSRPRPLNTWKIFVGNVSAACTSQELRSLFERRGRVIECDVVKGMVPTGV; encoded by the exons ATGAAGATATTCGTGGGAAACGTCGATGGGGCGGATACGACGCCGGAGGAGCTGGCAGCTCTCTTTGCGCCCTACGGTACGGTCATGAGCTGCGCCGTCATGAAACAGTTCGCCTTCGTGCACATGCGCGAGAACGCGGGCGCGCTGCGCGCCATCGAGGCCCTGCATGGCCACGAGCTGCGGCCGGGGCGCGCGCTCGTGGTGGAGATGTCGCGCCCACGGCCTCTTAACACTTGGAAGATATTCGTGGGCAATGTATCGGCTGCGTGCACGAGCCAGGAATTGCGCAGCCTCTTCGAGCGCCGCGGACGCGTCATCGAGTGTGACGTGGTGAAAG GTATGGTTCCGACCGGCGTTTAG
- the LOC118898938 gene encoding RNA-binding protein 14 isoform X2 — MEKEADAKAAIAQLNGKEVKGKRINVELSTKGQKKGPGLAIQSGDKTKKPGAGDTAFPGTGGFSATFDYQQAFGNSTGGFDGQARQPTPPFFGRDRSPLRRSPPRASYVAPLTAQPATYRAQPSVSLGAAYRAQPSASLGVGYRTQPMTAQAASYRAQPSVSLGAPYRGQLASPSSQSAAASSLGPYGGAQPSASALSSYGGQPAAASSLNSYGAQGSSLASYGNQPSSYGAQAASSYGVRAAASSYNTQGAASSLGSYGAQAASYGAQSAASSLAYGAQAASYSAQPSASYNAQSAPYAAQQAASYSSQPAAYVAQPATAAAYASQPAAYAAQAATPMAGSYGAQPVVQTQLNSYGAQASMGLSGSYGAQSAAAATGSYGAAAAYGAQPSATLAAPYRTQSSASLAASYAAQQHPQAAASYRGQPGNAYDGAGQPSAAYLSMSQGAVANANSTPPPYERTRLSPPRASYDDPYKKAVAMSKRYGSDRRLAELSDYRRLSESQLSFRRSPTKSSLDYRRLPDAHSDYARYSGSYNDYLRAAQMHSGYQRRM; from the exons ATGGAGAAGGAAGCAGATGCCAAAGCCGCCATCGCGCAGCTCAACGGCAAAGAAGTGAAGGGCAAGCGCATCAACGTGGAACTCTCAACCAAGGGTCAGAAGAAGGGGCCTGGCCTGGCTATCCAGTCTGGGGACAAGACCAAGAAACCAGGGGCTGGGGATACGGCATTCCCCGGAACTGGTGGCTTCTCTGCCACCTTCGACTACCAGCAGGCTTTTGGCAACAGCACTGGTGGCTTTGATGGGCAAGCCCGTCAGCCTACACCACCCTTCTTTGGTCGCGACCGCAGCCCCCTGCGCCGTTCACCTCCCCGAGCCTCGTATGTGGCTCCTCTGACGGCCCAGCCAGCCACCTACCGGGCCCAGCCCTCAGTGTCACTGGGCGCTGCCTACAGGGCCCAGCCTTCTGCCTCTTTGGGTGTCGGTTATCGGACTCAGCCCATGACAGCCCAGGCAGCCTCTTACCGCGCTCAGCCCTCTGTTTCCCTTGGGGCCCCATACAGGGGCCAGCTGGCTAGTCCTAGCTCCCAGTCTGCCGCAGCTTCCTCGCTTGGTCCATATGGTGGAGCCCAGCCCTCGGCCTCGGCCCTCTCCTCCTATGGGGGTCAGCCAGCTGCGGCTTCTTCGCTCAACTCCTATGGGGCTCAGGGCTCCTCCCTTGCCTCCTATGGTAACCAGCCATCCTCTTATGGGGCACAGGCTGCCTCTTCCTATGGGGTTCGTGCGGCTGCCTCCTCCTACAACACCCAGGGAGCAGCTTCCTCCCTAGGCTCCTATGGGGCCCAGGCAGCCTCCTATGGGGCCCAGTCTGCAGCCTCTTCACTAGCTTATGGGGCCCAGGCAGCTTCTTACAGTGCCCAGCCTTCGGCCTCTTATAATGCCCAGTCTGCCCCATACGCTGCACAACAGGCTGCTTCCTATTCTTCCCAACCTGCTGCCTATGTGGCGCAACCAGCTACAGCTGCTGCTTATGCTAGCCAGCCAGCTGCGTATGCTGCGCAAGCCGCTACCCCAATGGCTGGCTCCTATGGGGCCCAGCCAGTTGTTCAGACCCAGCTGAATAGTTACGGGGCTCAAGCATCAATGGGCCTTTCAGGCTCGTATGGGGCTCAGTCAGCTGCTGCGGCCACTGGCTCCTATGGTGCTGCAGCTGCTTACGGGGCCCAACCTTCTGCCACCCTGGCAGCTCCTTACCGCACTCAGTCGTCAGCCTCATTGGCTGCTTCCTATGCTGCACAGCAGCATCCTCAGGCTGCTGCCTCCTACCGTGGCCAGCCGGGCAATGCCTACGATGGGGCAGGTCAGCCGTCTGCAGCCTACCTGTCCATGTCCCAGGGGGCCGTTGCCAACGCCAACAGCACCCCGCCGCCCTATGAGCGTACGCGCCTCTCCCCACCCCGGGCCAGCTACGACGATCCGTACAAAAAGGCTGTCGCCATGTCGAAAAG GTATGGTTCCGACCGGCGTTTAGCCGAGCTCTCTGATTACCGCCGTTTATCAGAGTCGCAGCTTTCGTTCCGCCGCTCGCCGACAAAGTCCTCGCTGGATTACCGTCGCCTGCCCGATGCCCATTCCGATTACGCACGCTATTCGGGCTCCTATAATGATTACCTGCGGGCAGCTCAGATGCACTCTGGCTACCAGCGCCGCATGTAG
- the LOC118898940 gene encoding RNA-binding protein 4 isoform X2 codes for MVKLFIGNLPREATEQEIRSLFEQYGKVLECDIIKNYGFVHIEDKTAAEDAIRNLHHYKLHGVNINVEASKNKSKTSTKLHVGNISPTCTNKELRAKFEEYGPVIECDIVKDYAFVHMERAEDAVEAIRGLDNTEFQGGMCVG; via the exons ATGGTGAAGCTGTTCATTGGAAACCTGCCCCGGGAGGCCACAGAGCAGGAGATCCGCTCACTCTTCGAGCAGTATGGGAAGGTGCTGGAGTGTGACATCATTAAGAACTACGGCTTTGTGCACATAGAGGACAAGACGGCGGCCGAGGATGCCATACGCAACCTGCACCACTACAAGCTGCACGGGGTGAACATCAACGTGGAAGCCAGCAAGAATAAGAGCAAAACATCCACAAAGTTGCATGTAGGCAATATCAGTCCTACTTGTACCAACAAGGAGCTTCGGGCCAAGTTTGAGGAGTATGGTCCGGTCATTGAATGTGACATCGTGAAAGATTATGCCTTTGTGCACATGGAGCGGGCAGAGGATGCAGTGGAGGCCATCAGGGGCCTTGACAACACAGAGTTTCAAG GTGGGATGTGTGTGGGCTGA
- the LOC118898940 gene encoding RNA-binding protein 4 isoform X1, translating to MVKLFIGNLPREATEQEIRSLFEQYGKVLECDIIKNYGFVHIEDKTAAEDAIRNLHHYKLHGVNINVEASKNKSKTSTKLHVGNISPTCTNKELRAKFEEYGPVIECDIVKDYAFVHMERAEDAVEAIRGLDNTEFQGKRMHVQLSTSRLRTAPGMGDQSGCYRCGKEGHWSKECPVDRSGRVADFTEQYNEQYGAVRTPYAMSYGDSLYYNNAYGALDAYYKRCRAARSYEAVAAAAASAYNYAEQTLSQLPQVQNTAMASHLTSTSLDPYDRHLLPTSGAAAATAAAAAAAAAAVTAASTSYYGRDRSPLRRGPVPTVGEGYGYGHESELSQASAAARNSLYDMARYEREQYADRARYSAF from the exons ATGGTGAAGCTGTTCATTGGAAACCTGCCCCGGGAGGCCACAGAGCAGGAGATCCGCTCACTCTTCGAGCAGTATGGGAAGGTGCTGGAGTGTGACATCATTAAGAACTACGGCTTTGTGCACATAGAGGACAAGACGGCGGCCGAGGATGCCATACGCAACCTGCACCACTACAAGCTGCACGGGGTGAACATCAACGTGGAAGCCAGCAAGAATAAGAGCAAAACATCCACAAAGTTGCATGTAGGCAATATCAGTCCTACTTGTACCAACAAGGAGCTTCGGGCCAAGTTTGAGGAGTATGGTCCGGTCATTGAATGTGACATCGTGAAAGATTATGCCTTTGTGCACATGGAGCGGGCAGAGGATGCAGTGGAGGCCATCAGGGGCCTTGACAACACAGAGTTTCAAG GCAAACGAATGCACGTGCAGTTGTCCACCAGCCGGCTTAGGACTGCGCCCGGGATGGGAGACCAGAGCGGCTGCTATCGGTGCGGGAAAGAGGGGCACTGGTCCAAAGAGTGTCCGGTAGATCGTTCGGGCCGAGTGGCAGACTTTACCGAGCAGTATAATGAGCAATATGGAGCAGTGCGTACACCTTACGCCATGAGCTATGGGGATTCATTGTATTACAACAACGCGTACGGAGCGCTCGATGCCTACTACAAGCGCTGCCGTGCTGCCCGGTCCTATGAGGCAGTGGCTGCTGCAGCTGCCTCTGCGTATAATTACGCAGAGCAGACCCTGTCCCAGCTGCCACAAGTCCAGAACACAGCCATGGCCAGTCACCTCACCTCCACCTCTCTCGATCCCTACGATAGACACCTGTTGCCGACTTCAGGAGCTGCTGCTGctacagctgctgctgctgcagcagccGCTGCTGCTGTTACTGCAGCTTCCACTTCATATTACGGGCGCGATCGGAGCCCCCTGCGTCGCGGCCCAGTCCCCACTGTTGGAGAGGGCTACGGTTACGGGCATGAGAGTGAGTTGTCCCAAGCTTCGGCGGCCGCGCGGAATTCCCTGTACGACATGGCCCGGTATGAGCGGGAGCAGTATGCGGATCGGGCGCGGTATTCAGCCTTTTAA